GGCCGGTGGACCCGGACGTGTAGATCACGTACACCAGGTGCTCCGGGCTCAGCGCCCCCCGCACAGGGTCGCTCTCCGGCCGGCGCGCCCAGGCCGCGGCATCGCCCGCCAGGTCCAGCACCGGCACCCCCGCCAGCTCCGCCACCTCCGCCGCCCCAAGCCGCTCCAGGAGCGGGCCCTGGGTCAGCACCGCCGCCGGGGCGCTGTCGCGCAACATGTAGCCCAGGCGCTCCGGCGGGTACTCCGGGTCCAGCGGCACGAAGGCCCCGCCGGCCTTGAGCACCGCCAGCAGGGCGACGACCATCTCCGCGCTGCGCTCCACGCAGACGGCCACCCGCGCCTCGGGGCCGACGCCCAGCCCGACCAGGTGGTGCGCCAGGCGGTTCGCCCGGGCGTTCAGCTCCGCGTAGCTGAGCGCCTCGCCCGCGGAGACGAGCGCCACCGCGTCGGGACTGCGCCGCGCCTGCGCCTCGAAGAGCTGGTGCACGCACAGCTCGCGCGGGTACTCGGCCTCGGTGGCGTTCCACCCTTCCACCACCTGCCGCCGCTCCTCCTCCGGAAGCATCTCCAGCCCGGCGACCGGCCGCTCCGGCCCGGCCGCCATCTCCTCCAGCACCCGCCGCAGGTAGCCCAGGTAGCGCTCCACCGTGCTCCGGCCGAAGAGCGACGCCGCGTACTGCGCCCCGCCCACGATCCGCCCCTCCGACTCCCCGAGCGAGAGCGACAGGTCGTACTTCGCGCTCACCCGCTCCGCGGCACGGTCCATCGCCTCCACCCGGAGCCCGGGAAGGCGCGGCTCGTCCCCGGGCGCGGCCTCCGAGGCGAAGGTCACCTGGAAGAGGGGGCTGTGCGCCAGGCTGCGCGCCGGCTGCACCGCCTCGACCACCTGCTCGAAGGGGACGTCCTGGTTCTGCTGCGCCTCCAGCGCGCGCTCCCGCACCCGCTCCAGAAGCTCCCCCACCGTCGGTGCGCCCGAGAGGTCCACGCGCAGCGCCAGCGTGTTCACGAAGAAGCCGATCAGCCCCTCGATCTCCCTCCTGC
This is a stretch of genomic DNA from Longimicrobiaceae bacterium. It encodes these proteins:
- a CDS encoding condensation domain-containing protein produces the protein HEALRTTFSLAGGEPVQRIAPLGESRFHLVEHDLGGQADAEEELRRLLSQEWSTPFDLERGPLIRGCLVRLGEEEHALQVTMHHVVSDGWSAGVWAAELSALYAAFRSGEADPLPGLAVQYADYAVWQRRWVEGEVLRQQAEYWKRTLSGAPELLELPTDRPRPAEMDHAGALLGVALDEELTAGLKALSRRQGTTLFMTLLAGWAVVLSRLSGQEDLVVGTPTANRGRREIEGLIGFFVNTLALRVDLSGAPTVGELLERVRERALEAQQNQDVPFEQVVEAVQPARSLAHSPLFQVTFASEAAPGDEPRLPGLRVEAMDRAAERVSAKYDLSLSLGESEGRIVGGAQYAASLFGRSTVERYLGYLRRVLEEMAAGPERPVAGLEMLPEEERRQVVEGWNATEAEYPRELCVHQLFEAQARRSPDAVALVSAGEALSYAELNARANRLAHHLVGLGVGPEARVAVCVERSAEMVVALLAVLKAGGAFVPLDPEYPPERLGYMLRDSAPAAVLTQGPLLERLGAAEVAELAGVPVLDLAGDAAAWARRPESDPVRGALSPEHLVYVIYTSGSTG